Proteins encoded within one genomic window of Brassica rapa cultivar Chiifu-401-42 chromosome A09, CAAS_Brap_v3.01, whole genome shotgun sequence:
- the LOC103837769 gene encoding zinc finger CCCH domain-containing protein 19, protein MDSDSAKASVESMRDDPKCIHVSNDPNLAGTCGESSVAAEEGGGCDGATGAKGIDAVDTAAAVLNPVAEMSGVVDAVVSADLSPVAAEGGGEEDASFIAQECGSLDLVGGGAAVEVVSPVVGEGGEEDRAAEQSDSAANLLGLGCEKVSISGDNLEESKEEEPSASEVNGDDSLREGSQEVVCGGMADEKSSQAIESKLDVMEEDTAAQAASLEDIVSVDIDIPDVKDVASVAGFTEISSQDKGLGDSVPLEQEPLKELQIVEEAKDLTDGDAKEDMDVAEGAMGNLMTEEEEKPDDITVLEIKTKPQDVDDVANEGSEKNETRVGESSVDKETVMDDVKEDVEKDPEAGKSVDMHVPESAEEVETYVKYGDGIEEEGEGMACVGEAEQTVDLEETQKLSEELAKVDETKIAEASEEIGTVIRHGDDMTDMTEDVKIHGNSSVADIEGGREDLEEMGVTEALEETVMDKVEGTKIAEVSEETETRIEDEDQEKDDDMTDVKTHADSLVADIEEGKEIQEEMGLADMTETQEETVEGKAVRTKVAEASEETETRSVDVDQEKDENMMDVKTLGDSSVADTEEEKKRQEEMGMAEMTETQEETVEGKVDGTKASELSEETEARTEDEDEEKDENMTDAETHVDSSLADIEEGKESQEEIEMTELSATQDESVTAETGDEDAEDVEEENKGVGGKRKRVRNTKTGKKKEEDVCFICFDGGDLVLCDRRGCPKAYHPSCVNQDEDFFRSKGKWNCGWHQCSKCEKTATYLCYTCVFSLCKGCAKDAVFFCIRGNKGFCETCMETIKLIEREEQEKKEPAQLDFDDKTSWESLFKDYWIDLKTQLSISPEELDQAKSPQKGNKSNAGKQGTAREIDYGTDEGSDSDSSPKKRKTRSRSKSGSAEKNQSPANKSSSGETWASKELLDVVAHMRRGDRSFLPSTEVHALLLDYIKKYNLRDPRRKSQVVCDSRLKNLFGKSHVGHFEMLNILDTHFLDKEQQQADNIQGSIVDTDPDYVDLDENVDHPVKSAKDKKRKTRKKGARKGRQSNLDDFAAVDMHNINLIYLRRSLVEDLLEDSTAFEEKVASAFVRLRISGNQKQDLYRLVQVVGTSKAPEPYKVGKKTTDYVLEILNLDKTEVISIDIISNQDFTEDECNRLRQSIKCGLINRLTVGDIQEKAIALQEVRVKNLLDAEILRFSHLRDRASDMGHRKELRECVEKVQLLKSPEERQRRLEEIPEIHADPKMDPDYESEDEDEKEEKEKEKSLRRRSSSFNRRGRDPISPRKGGFSSNESWTGTSNYSSTSANRELSRSYSGRGSNGRGDYLGSSDDKVSDSLWNSGREREKDMQQYLGTEKPRTVSLPEPPPRSSRAVAPPELSPRIAPVISTPPPPVVPQPAPKSNESEKMWHYKDPSGKVQGPFSMAQLRKWNNTGYFPAKLEIWKANESSLDSVLLTDALAGLFQKQGQSVDNSYTKAYSGQSSQSEPNIGSSARTAPSVLDIPKNSQDTWSSGGSLPSPTPTQMTTPTAKRRSFESRWSPTKPSAQSAVQSMSFPSAQSVPSQASRTDIPVVVNTASALQPGTHPIPTPDRANVSVNHYGSSGPLPSPTPVGGMQSWGNMQTDKFDLHGRGRGDAPFSSQNSSASYGTTTPSALTSQSQPGFPASDPWRAPVPSQSNTQTQAPAWAMNTSQNSGQPQAPTNQNSSWGQATVVNPNMGWAGPPQAGMSVNWAASSVPPTGQGMPNPGWGGPAQVQQPQAYPNSGWGVTGQAQSQAQVQAPGSSTSSGWMQTGQGMQSGNSNQNWGTQNQTAMPSGGSGGNQTGYWGNQQNQNGDSGYGWNRQSSGSGGHNNNFKGQRVCKFHRENGNCRKGAACTYLHN, encoded by the exons CTCGAGGAAAGCAAAGAAGAAGAGCCTTCAGCTTCTGAGGTAAACGGAGATGATTCTCTGAGAGAGGGAAGCCAAGAGGTAGTTTGTGGAGGTATGGCCGATGAGAAGAGTAGTCAGGCGATAGAGAGTAAGCTTGATGTCATGGAGGAGGACACTGCAGCTCAAGCTGCCTCCTTGGAAGATATAGTTAGTGTTGACATAGATATTCCCGATGTTAAAGATGTAGCTAGCGTGGCTGGTTTTACTGAAATTTCATCTCAAGATAAAGGTTTAGGCGATTCAGTTCCTTTAGAGCAAGAGCCATTAAAAGAGTTGCAAATTGTTGAAGAAGCTAAAGATCTGACAGATGGAGATGCAAAAGAAGACATGGATGTCGCAGAAGGTGCTATGGGTAATCTGATGACCGAGGAGGAAGAAAAGCCTGATGATATTACTGTGTTGGAGATCAAAACTAAGCCCCAAGATGTGGATGATGTGGCTAATGAGGGTTCAGAAAAAAATGAGACTCGAGTGGGTGAATCGTCTGTAGATAAGGAAACTGTTATGGATGATGTCAAAGAAGATGTTGAGAAGGACCCAGAAGCTGGTAAATCAGTGGACATGCATGTACCAGAGTCTGCAGAAGAAGTGGAAACATATGTTAAATATGGTGATGGGATAGAGGAAGAAGGTGAAGGAATGGCTTGTGTAGGTGAAGCAGAACAGACAGTTGATTTGGAGGAAACCCAAAAACTATCTGAGGAACTGGCTAAAGTAGACGAAACAAAGATTGCTGAAGCATCTGAAGAAATAGGGACAGTGATCAGACATGGGGATGACATGACTGATATGACGGAAGATGTGAAAATCCATGGAAACTCCTCGGTAGCTGATATTGAGGGCGGGAGGGAAGATCTTGAAGAGATGGGAGTAACAGAAGCACTGGAGGAGACTGTTATGGATAAAGTGGAGGGAACAAAAATTGCTGAAGTCTCAGAAGAAACAGAAACAAGGATCGAAGATGAGGATCAGGAAAAGGATGATGACATGACTGATGTGAAAACGCATGCAGACTCCTTGGTGGCTGATATTGAGGAGGGGAAGGAAATTCAGGAAGAGATGGGATTAGCAGATATGACAGAGACACAGGAGGAGACTGTTGAGGGTAAAGCAGTCAGAACAAAAGTTGCTGAAGCATCAGAAGAAACAGAGACAAGGTCCGTAGATGTGGATCAGGAGAAAGATGAAAACATGATGGATGTGAAAACTCTTGGAGACTCATCGGTAGCTGATACTGAGGAGGAGAAGAAAAGACAGGAGGAGATGGGAATGGCAGAAATGACAGAGACACAAGAGGAGACTGTTGAGGGTAAAGTAGACGGAACAAAAGCTTCTGAACTGTCAGAAGAAACAGAGGCAAGGACcgaagatgaggatgaggagAAAGATGAAAACATGACTGATGCGGAAACGCATGTAGACTCCTCATTAGCTGATATAGAGGAGGGGAAGGAAAGTCAGGAAGAGATAGAAATGACAGAACTATCAGCGACACAGGATGAGAGTGTAACGGCTGAGACGGGGGATGAAGATGCAGAGGACgtcgaggaagaaaataagggTGTTGGAGGAAAGAGGAAGCGGGTGAGAAATACAAAGACAGGAAAGAAAAAAGAGGAAGATGTTTGTTTCATATGCTTTGATGGGGGTGACCTTGTCCTTTGTGACCGCAG GGGATGCCCAAAAGCTTACCACCCTTCCTGTGTAAATCAAGACGAGGATTTTTTCCGGTCAAAGGGTAAATGGAACTGTG GATGGCACCAGTGTAGCAAATGTGAGAAAACTGCGACATACTTGTGCTACACATGTGTGTTTTCATTATGCAAGGGCTGCGCCAAGGATGCTGTCTTTTTTTGCATAAGAGGTAATAAGGGTTTCTGTGAAACATGCATGGAGACAATCAAGTTGATAGAAAGAGAGGAGCAGGAAAAGAAGGAGCCG GCGCAGTTGGATTTTGACGACAAGACCAGCTGGGAATCTCTCTTCAAGGATTACTGGATTGATTTGAAAACGCAGCTATCTATAAGTCCAGAGGAACTTGATCAGGCTAAGAGCCCACAGAAAGGAAATAAGTCTAATGCTGGTAAACAGGGAACAGCCAGGGAGATTGACTATGGAACTGATGAAGGATCAGATTCGGATAGTTCTCCCAAAAAGAGGAAGACCAGAAGTCGATCGAAGTCTGGTTCTGCGGAGAAAAACCAATCTCCAGCTAATAAAAGCTCGTCAGGTGAAACGTGGGCTTCCAAGGAACTTTTGGATGTTGTCGCTCACATGAGACGTGGTGACAGATCTTTCTTACCTTCCACAGAAGTACACGCGCTCCTGCtggattatataaaaaaatataatcttcGTGATCCCCGTCGTAAAAGCCAAGTTGTTTGTGACTCCAGGCTTAAGAATTTGTTCGGGAAATCTCATGTTGGGCACTTTGAGATGTTAAATATCCTTGATACCCATTTCCTTGATAAAGAGCAGCAGCAGGCAGATAATATTCAAGGTAGCATTGTTGATACAGACCCTGACTATGTGGATCTTGATGAAAACGTGGACCATCCAGTGAAAAGTGCGAAGGATAAGAAACGTAAAACACGTAAAAAGGGTGCAAGGAAAGGGCGTCAATCCAATCTTGATGATTTTGCCGCTGTTGATATGCACAACATCAATTTGATATACTTGAGGCGGAGCTTGGTGGAAGATCTACTTGAAGATTCTACAGCGTTCGAAGAAAAAGTAGCTAGTGCATTTGTTAGGTTAAGGATATCTGGAAATCAAAAGCAAGATTTATATCGACTGGTTCAAGTTGTTG GCACAAGCAAAGCTCCTGAACCCTATAAAGTTGGCAAAAAAACAACAGACTATGTACTTGAGATATTAAACTTGGACAAAACAGAAGTGATATCCATCGACATTATATCAAATCAAGATTTCACTGAG GATGAATGCAATCGTCTAAGGCAGAGCATAAAATGTGGATTAATCAACAGGCTGACAGTG gGTGATATACAAGAAAAGGCCATAGCGCTGCAGGAAGTGAGGGTAAAAAAC TTGTTGGACGCAGAGATCCTACGTTTCAGTCATTTGCGTGATCGTGCTAGCGACATGGGCCACAGAAAAGA GCTGCGAGAATGTGTTGAGAAAGTGCAACTGCTGAAGTCTCCAGAGGAACGGCAGCGTAGGCTAGAAGAAATTCCAGAAATACATGCTGATCCCAAGATGGACCCAGATTATGAGTCCGAAGACGaagatgaaaaagaagaaaaagaaaaag AGAAAAGTCTGAGGAGACGAAGTAGTAGCTTCAACAGAAGAGGAAGAGACCCGATATCTCCACGAAAGGGAGGATTTAGTTCCAATGAATCATGGACTGGCACAAGTAACTACTCAAGCACAAGTGCAAATCGTGAGTTAAGCAGAAGTTACTCTGGTAGAGGCTCTAATGGAAGAGGGGATTATCTTGGTAGTTCTGACGACAAGGTTAGTGATAGTCTGTGGAATTCAGgtagagaaagagaaaaagacatGCAACAATATTTAGGCACTGAGAAGCCGAGAACTGTTTCTCTCCCCGAACCTCCTCCCAGAAGTTCCCGTGCTGTTGCGCCACCAGAATTGTCTCCTAGAATTGCCCCCGTAATCTCAACGCCACCTCCTCCTGTTGTTCCGCAGCCTGCTCCCAAGTCAAATGAGTCAGAGAAAATGTGGCATTACAAGGACCCATCTGGTAAAGTTCAAGGGCCTTTTTCAATGGCGCAGCTCCGTAAGTGGAACAACACTGGGTACTTCCCTGCTAAGTTGGAAATCTGGAAAGCCAACGAGTCATCGTTGGACTCTGTTCTCCTGACTGATGCATTGGCTGGGCTGTTTCAGAAGCAAGGCCAGTCGGTGGATAATAGCTACACGAAAGCTTATTCTGGTCAATCAAGCCAATCTGAACCCAATATAGGTTCTTCTGCTAGGACCGCTCCATCAGTCCTTGACATTCCCAAGAATTCTCAGGATACTTGGAGTTCAGGTGGAAGCCTTCCATCGCCTACTCCGACTCAAATGACAACCCCAACGGCAAAAAGGAGAAGTTTTGAGAGCAGATGGTCTCCAACCAAGCCTTCTGCGCAGTCAGCTGTTCAGTCGATGAGTTTTCCTTCAGCACAATCTGTCCCGAGTCAAGCTTCAAGGACAGATATCCCTGTGGTTGTAAACACTGCTAGTGCATTGCAGCCTGGAACCCACCCAATTCCAACACCAGATCGGGCTAACGTTTCTGTTAATCACTATGGTTCTTCTGGTCCTCTTCCATCTCCAACACCGGTAGGCGGAATGCAAAGCTGGGGTAACATGCAGACGGATAAATTTGATTTACATGGTCGTGGTAGAGGTGATGCTCCATTTTCTTCTCAGAATAGTTCTGCGTCTTATGGCACCACAACTCCAAGTGCTCTCACCTCGCAAAGTCAACCAGGGTTTCCAGCATCTGATCCATGGAGAGCTCCCGTTCCAAGCCAATCAAATACTCAGACTCAGGCACCAGCATGGGCTATGAACACCAGTCAAAACTCAGGACAACCTCAGGCTCCAACAAACCAAAACAGCAGCTGGGGTCAAGCGACTGTTGTAAATCCAAACATGGGATGGGCTGGTCCTCCTCAAGCTGGAATGAGCGTAAACTGGGCTGCATCTTCGGTTCCACCAACTGGTCAGGGAATGCCTAATCCTGGATGGGGCGGGCCCGCCCAAGTACAACAACCACAAGCTTATCCAAACTCCGGGTGGGGTGTAACAGGTCAAGCTCAATCCCAAGCCCAAGTTCAAGCTCCAGGGAGTAGTACAAGCTCTGGATGGATGCAGACAGGTCAAGGGATGCAGTCTGGGAACAGTAATCAAAACTGGGGAACTCAAAACCAGACAGCAATGCCAAGCGGTGGCTCAGGAGGGAACCAAACTGGTTACTGGGGAAACCAACAGAACCAGAATGGAGATTCTGGGTATGGTTGGAATAGGCAGTCAAGTGGAAGTGGTGGGCATAATAACAACTTCAAAGGGCAAAGAGTATGCAAGTTTCATCGAGAAAATGGAAATTGCAGGAAAGGAGCAGCCTGCACTTACCTCCACAACTAA
- the LOC103837768 gene encoding protein FMP32, mitochondrial: MNLSKRLALLGAQSALSIARPRGLGSSSSSAYGLIDRRPFQFRQISELTKVNGKRAFLVDTLALVRSLEAQGVPSKQAEAITSAITEVLNDSLENVSESFVSKAEMQKIEMIQDSNLSKFKSEVKSSQEHHFTVLQRETEKLRGDIEKMRSELRYEIDKVTAGQRLDLNLERGRIRDELANQNSETTNLTNKLDREIHALRAQLEAAKYEVIKYCIGTLVSISAVGLAVLRIMM; encoded by the exons ATGAACTTGTCGAAGCGCCTGGCTCTGTTAGGAGCTCAATCCGCGCTCTCAATCGCCAGACCCCGAGGCTTgggctcctcctcctcctccgcctacGGCTTAATCGATCGTCGCCCCTTCCAGTTCAGGCAAATCTCGGAGCTCACGAAAGTCAACGGGAAGCGTGCTTTCCTCGTCGATACCTTGGCTCTG GTGAGGAGTCTAGAAGCACAAGGTGTACCATCGAAACAAGCAGAGGCCATTACTTCTGCGATCACTGAGGTGTTGAATGATAGCTTGGAGAATGTCTCCGAGTCTTTTGTTTCCAAGGCTGAGATGCAGAAG ATTGAAATGATTCAAGATTCTAATCTCTCCAAATTTAAATCTGAAGTCAAAAGCTCTCAG GAGCATCATTTTACTGTTTTACAACGCGAGACAGAAAAACTAAGAGGGGATATAGAGAAGATGAGAAGCGAGCTAag GTATGAAATTGATAAGGTAACAGCTGGACAACGCTTGGATTTGAATCTTGAAAGAGG CCGGATACGTGATGAGCTAGCTAATCAGAATTCTGAAACAACAAACCTCACGAACAAGCTTGACAGA GAAATTCATGCATTGAGAGCTCAACTAGAAGCTGCCAAATACGAAGTTATCAAATACTGCATTGGTACACTCGTCTCCATTTCAGCAGTGGGACTCGCAGTCCTTCGCATAATGATGTAG